The Paralichthys olivaceus isolate ysfri-2021 chromosome 2, ASM2471397v2, whole genome shotgun sequence genomic interval tttgtgttttcaaaaccATATTACAATCATTGTCTTtgtataatatactgtatagaTAGATACTCATACAAAACTTAAATTCTAAATGTGGCATGCTAAAGCAGGCAGTGAAGAGAAGAGACACAAGGCTGCTTCCTTATTTTGTTATATGTTTAAAcgctttcactttcatttcatggAGAAGATGCTCTAATGAAGTCCATGTTTTCAATCATATGTGGTCAATTTTCCATAACTGAAAAAAAGGGGATAATTGATGAATTGGGACTGGCAGATGAACTGAAGAGATCAGATATGCAGCATTTTGGGGTGAAAGACTGGAAGAGTTTTCTTTCCTGtattcttctcctccacctctccaaTGCCTCATCCCTTCTCTtcgctttctctcttttcttcgcCTGGTTCCCCTGCTCCCCGaccaacacacaaccacagctccCCCTTATCTTATatatctctcctcctctcttcttctctcttctcctctcctctcctctcctctcctctcctctcctctcctctcctctcctctcctctcctgcaggcCTTCACTTGCTGTCGTCATCGATCATGTCGAACAGGGCCTGCAGCAGTCGGTCATCTCTGTGCCTGTACGGCTTAGTGCTGTAGAAGCCGTCACTGTAGTCGCTGTAGACGCTGTCCTCTGGGCCACTGTACTTGTTGATCATGTCCAGAGCCTGGTACAGCTTCTGAGGGGGGAGTCTTGTAGCTGGAGGTGAGAGGCTCCTGTCCTGCTGCATCCTCCAGATGGAGGATCTGGATACGGCCTGGGGCTGCTGCAGGACTGGGGTCTGCCTGTTGAAGGCAGTCTGCAGGAGACGCAGCAGGGCCTGAGAGGGGGAGTAAAGTGGGTTTGAGGGTCTTTTGGGCATCTTCTCGAAGTTGGAAGAGGGAGCGGCATTAGCAGCTTCAGCCTTAGGAGGTGGGAGGGCCTGTGTGGGCTCCTGagtccacagacagacagagaggagacatgttattggtttatgtgacacacactgtgagacaAACATTATACTCAGAATTTgcatttgaatttaaagttaGATGAGATGATTGATAACGCTCTCATCCCTCTTTTAATATGCACAGTAGCTGAAGTCATGAAGCCATTTAGCTTAGCCCTGCAggaagactggaaacagagggaCACAACTAGCCTGGCTCTGTTCATTTCAAATCTGCATAACAGCCCTTCTACAGCTCACTGACCAGTAAACAACCTCAGTGACAACCCTGCAGGTCATTGTTCCCGACCAAGATAAATTCATACAACAAAACACTAGTAAAGACTTTGGTTTTAGTAAAATACAGTGTATAGTAGGAGCTGAGCTTTGTATGTGCTGTCTCTTATGATTTTCTTACTTATAGACAGAGGCAGGCAGCTTGTTCCAGTCTTGATAAGCTAAGCTCATGGAAAATACTCTAGCTTATATTTAGCAGACAGATATAAGTGGTATCAATCAATCTCTATTCATGAAGGTGAATAAGCATattttcaaaaatcaaaaaaacaaatcttatcACTGTTTTATTATAATAAGATAAAAACAGTATCACACTTTAAAATTGTCAGTTGAAGACAGATATACATTTAACTATAGTACCAATAACACAATGTAATTGCATTGCATCAGATCCATTCATTGTCATATTTATCCCAAATTTATGTGAGGATAATTTTGTAACAGTTTGCAAGATGGACATCAGGTAGCTCATATTCCAGCACAGAGTATTTGTCTTGAATCGTTACCATATAATTCcttgtctttttaatttaattcatcaTGCCCAAGTTTTTGGACGTCCACCTGTGGTTTACACTCACctccgtcatgtcgtccatatGTTCCACACCACGTCTGTCATTCTGCACGGCGTTGTAGGGAACATACACACGAGGTTTCTTCATGTGCTCTGGTTTCTCTGAAGTTCCATGAAGAATCAACTTCCAATTCAAAATCCGACCCTCGTTCTCCATGCGGCCCGACTGTGAGGAAGAAGGAAATCATGTTGAAAACTGACAGAAGCTCAGTAATCTCATACTTTCAAGAGGATTTTTTAAGAGGTTTGTGCTTTATTGATTTAGCTTTTTGCATGTTACACTGCAGAATTAACAGGCAAATTTCAAGTGACACCTAATAGACAGTGTCCAACTCACGGTGTCTGTGATCTTTAGCGTCCATGTCCCAGCAGGGTCTTCTCCCCACGTATGGACAGACATGAAATCCCAGTTTCTGAACCCGTTAGAGGATGTGTCCCTCTCTCGCTCAGCCAACAGCACTGTACTGGTGCCTGAATGTAAAATTAGACACAGTAAATCCATATGTCAAATGAGAGCATTGTTAAAtgcacatttgtgtgtatgtgtttgtgagtgtgttctCTGGTCTAACCGGATGGGGAGGTGAGTGTGATGTGAAGGTCTCCTCTTCTGGTGTATTCGATGCTGGCCTCCACCTGCACGTGCTCCAATGAGCGGACTGCGTTGTCCTGCCCTGCACAGGCTTTGGTTGGGATCTCTATTGTGATCTCCCCTGCTGCTTTCAGCTCCCTGTGGGAGGCGTTAAAATAGCCGGGgatgagacacacaaacagctctCCATGACAACACCAGTCCATCATTTGTGCCATGTAGTCCACTGACATCTTCACGTTACCGTAAGTAGGTCCGAAAAAGTACAGGCAACATGGAACACTGCTCCATGCATTGCACAGTACAGACTATTCTGTCATAGTTCCCATTATTCGGAAAATATTTGCTACATCACACAAATTCATAAAATGCGTAGGAAGATTTGGATGCTTTTGGTCATTCATTTGCAAAAACAGATAATCCCCATCTCTCCTAGACATGAATGAAAGGATTTCTGTGTTCAAGCTGGCATAAAGCTGAAGGGGGGTTGTAGACCACTAAGCAAAGAGGAAATGACGAGCCAAATCCTCTGGATTAAACAGGGATGTAGTAAGGTAATGGGGAAAATGGGTGTCAGTGCTACTGAGTCTTATAATCCAAAGCAAATTGCAAAATGGACACTTAAACAAACTCAGAGCTCAGTGGCCTTCGCTGCCGTTCATACGCTAAGGAGTTGAAAGGTTTTTCATGTGGAAAGTATAGCATATTGGTCTGTTaatccaaacacaaactaaacatctggTTAGACAACAGCTGGGGGTACTCCCTCCCCTGCACGAGTTTCTGTCGATGCTCTGCAGATTTGCATTTGGATACTTAATCCTATTGTCTAGCAAATTGTAATTATCAAAAATGTTTGATATTCATCGACTGACCTCAAATCAAATGGATCGCAGATAAtcaggaaaaactaaaaactttgtaattaatttttattttcatggccCTGAAAGCCCCAACAGGCTTAGGACTGGCTTTTGTTACAACTCCACATACACAAAGCAACAGATGCATCTTTGATAACACAGATGGTTTTATCTGTTTGCTTCATTGGACCAAAAATCTCAGCACGGTAGCGAACAAACCTCTaactccctctgtctctctctggaaTTAGATAGTTTGtccaaatgttgtgtttttttattttaaaagacaaattcaCCAAGTGAAGCAGTTACAATCTCACATATGAATAAactaaatgtgtaaaaagatgAGAGGTAGAGATACCTTGGCAGGAAAGAATCATCCCTGACGATACACTGTTTCTTCTCGGGCACGTGCTTCCAGGTAGCTGGGTCGGCAAGATCCACGAGGGCTTTAGCGTTTAGAAGGCCAAATCCAAAGCGGCTGTTCACCATCAATCCTGCTCCGTTCCTTTTCCAGCCGGGATTGTTGGCCAGGGGATCGAACTCTGAGGTCCAGACTACAATGTGCTGCAGGTCTCTCCAGGTCAGATCCGGGCTGATGCAGGGAAGATAGTTCAGTGAGTATATACTGATATACAAGTGTCAAATCACAACTAATTGTTGTGTCATTAACAGGCGGTTCTTTTGCAGTGTTACATACTTTTGTTCCAGTGCCAGGGCGAATATCCCAGCAGCCAGCGGGGCAGAGGCCGACGTTCCAGTGTGAGTCTGAGTGCACTCATTGTGCAGATCGGCACTCGTCTGAGAGCAGGCAGGTAAAGAGTAGCACAGGGAAGAAATTCATAGATTGCCATGACCTTAAATAACCGTAACAAAACTACTATGGCTGTCACAAGATGTAATGTAACCTAGTGTGACACGACACAGCTAAAAATAGAAGAGAACAAGTGAAGTCACTCACAATCCTCTGGTCGGTGTAGTCTCCACTGCTGTACGCTGTGGCCAGAGTGGAGGAGCACTTCTCTGCGTACCAGGGGGACAAGCCCTGCTGGGAGGCGCTGCTGATTGAGATAGTGTAGATGCTGTCTGTGTAGCCGTCACAGTCGCAGTTATCGCCCTGACGCCCTCCATTACCTGACGCCCAAACAAAGATAGAGCCTTTCCCCCCACGGCCCTGCAGGAGGCACGATGGAGAACAGAACTGCTCATTTCTTATATTgagaacacatttttatatagAAAACATGCAAGAAAGGACAATATCTGAACATATATTCTGTCCTGTCTAAATATTACAACTACGACTGATGGCATTTTGTCATTAGAAGCTTTATTCCCAGCAGCAGTTCACATTGTCCTTATTGATTCTGTTCTATCTGAttcacatcactgctgcacCGACAGCTCCCATTAGATCCCACAACTGTGTATCAAAATAAATCGTATCATTTACCTTCTGGATCCCGTATTCAAAAGCCTTCTGGGCGAGGCGGCCGGGGCCCTCCACTGTCTTGCCATCATCGTTGGGTCCCCAGCTGGCACTGTAGATGTCCACATGGTCTGGATTGAAACCAATAGAACTGGCCTCAATGGCATCGGTCACAATTCCATCCAACATACGAatccctgagagagagagagagagattgagagaggGATGGGAAATGTTACCACAGTGCTCTGTTGCTCTGGATTTGCTTAAATTCAAACTCAGTAACCCATTGGCAATGCTTGGCTCTTCCAGAAATAAAGAACGTATGAAATATTATGTTTTATGACCCCCtcattaaataaagaatatgtAAGTCTTCTACATGTGAGAAACACACTGCTTTGTTTTCAGGACAGTAACGTTCCTATGTTCCTATTTTAAGACTCAAGTTCTCCTGGGAAACTATAAGAACCAGCTGTCCACCCAGATGTTGCAGCCATAATATGCAAAACCACTGTTTAGGTGCTTGGAGCTGAGTGGAGAGTGACATTATGAGACCATCTGCTGGACAAAAAAATCAGGTCTCCACCAGGAAATCTTCCTTTCCTGCTGGAcgtgaattaaaataaaactgtaatcaGAAAtccatgtatgtgcagcaatgaTATCTAAAGGCAGAGAGATGGTGTCAATTCTTACTCTTTTCATTCTGTTCTTGTGTTAAGTATCTAACAACGGTGGTTGCACGAGCAGGTACtacacatgtttttgttgtatttaagAATAACACATCAGTTTCTggaaacttttcatttttgacAAGCAAACACATTAACTTCTATTATATTCcacatagaaaaaataaaatgtcttacCTCCAACCTTCGAGTTATACGCCACTCCAACTCcacatttattattgtcagcCTGCATCGCGATTTCCCCAGCACACCTGGTCCCATGCCTGATAAGAAACAATATATCAAGACacactttttgtgtgtgtgtgtgtgcgtgtgtgcacgtatgtatgagtatgtgtgtgtgtgtgtgtgtgtgtgtgtgtgtgtgtgtgtgttctggcctactttatacttttttattaatattttatgatgCAACTAGTTTCATAAAAAAAGGAGATATACTAATGTCCCAATGTTGTTGACTTACTTGTTTTCATTAGTGGAGTCATATCTGGGGAAGGGGTCAGGGTCATTGTTGTTGAAGTCGTAGCTGGCTGCTGCGtccttttaaaaacaacagagagaaaatgatcaGACATCAGGACGGGATGACGTCAGTGCACATCAGTGACAAAGGCTTGTCACAGCCTATCTGCTGTCATGGAGACGTGTGCGATTgttgacaggaggagagagtgatgtGAACAATTAGTGAAATAACACATACTGAATAACTGTGAGGATGAAGGAGTGCTCGACAGCAGTGATCTGCTGAAAGCTCCAAATTGCTTTAAAAGGCTGTTTCTGCCTGGGGGGTTGTGTCATGCGTCGACAAAGTGCAGAGTTACAACgctactgtgtgtgtggcatgACATGTCTGTTATTCCTCTGCACGAGTGGTGTTGTCATTAAataggaaattaaaatgttgttttaaaagctTCCGCTCAGCAACATGTTTACGATCTGATCTGAATCAGAATCCTTTAGCATAACTGAAGTTATGCAAATGCGGCGCGCTCATGTGACTTGATTGTTGAGGATGAGCATCTCGCTTGACTGAGCTTCTTTGATTAATCTGTGTTAACGTAATTACCCTGGGAGTTGTTTCCATCAGCTCTGTTGTCAtacatcatttctctctctccctcccttgttCCTCCTCTTAAGTTCACTTGTGAAGCGTCAACGCTGTTTGAAACCAAACCACAGATGGGGACTTTTTAGGGTTCCCGTCTACAGGAGAAACTCCGCCGCAGTGAAACCTCATTAAGCTGCACTTCAGTCATGATTGCTCTCATTGGCCTGTAATTGTCTCCATCAACATGCAGGCTGTCAAAATATTATCGGAGGAATCAGGGATATTTTCACATCATGTACAGTGAGGAGGAATGAAATGCCTGTTTTTACTCCCTGAGATTAAAACCCGCTAATAGCTCCTAGGAGGTAGACATTATCATTTAGAAGACTTATTACTGTCGTCATGAATCGGCTTGTAAGGTGTCACCGACTGCGTTGCTATGACGACGGCGAGCCCAGAAGACGGAGGctgtctccatggaaacagggGTCTTACGTAGTTGGAGTAGATGTCTGTGTGATTCCACTCCAGCCCGTCATCCAGAACGGTGATGACCACTCCTTTCCCTGTGATGCCTTTCTGCCACACGGGGATCACGTGCAGGTCCAGCTTCGGCAGCGAGGATGACGTCCGTGTGTCTTGCTGGAagacagagatagagatagagaggaTTTGTTATGGTGTCAAAAATCACATCAGTTGTTAAAGATGGTGGTTTCCTGCTTTGGATTGTGAGATTACACACACGTAATTCAGACTGAAAGGAGCAGTTTATCTGAACAAGCTTTTATGTGTTAGAAAGGTCAGGTGAAGTAGAGCCTCTCAGCCTGTTCTTCCACTGACCTTTACAGAAATTCATCACCCCATCGTTGGCTTTGTCAGGGCTTTGGTCCACTCCTGCCGTGTATGGCCACTTGCAGGCATGCTGCTGCCAGTGCGTCATAATGATACAggcttttgtgtttgtccacTATGGCAGCTCGACTGATTCCATGAGTCAACCTACAGTTCCTCTGGCTCGAGCCACTTTCACTCCCTGTCGGATTGTTCACAATTCCATTTCTGAGGGCTACATGGTATTAGACAGGGTGGGAGGTGCTGCGATGGTTTCAACTTTAaattttatatatacacattccAGTTTTTACAGTCTCTTTCCTCCAAATGTACAAACCccttcagttttactttcatcCATGCACAGGTTCACACTCTGCAACCGACCCTACTCATACACATCTTCACCTCCACGCTCAGCCTTTTGTCCTTGTCCCTCTATTGTCTCAATTCTGATGACAGGACATTATAATCCAAGGAAAGAGTTTTATACAATCCTTAGTTATGCAATAACAACAGTgggaaaaaataagaaaaggaaaggaacGATAAAAAATACAGGCCAAACAAAAAGTAACGATACAACATATACACCAAATGAAGTGATAAAATCATACCACGGACATTAGAGGCCGCAATAACCGACACGTCGCCTTGATTGTTTTTCAGGGTGAAGGGGGATCCAGACACTGCCTGCTTTCTTTGGGGAAGATTATGATTCAGAGCTGGAGACAGCTAAGACTAAAAAAAGAACTGGATTTGCTCTTTCGCTCTGTGCGCATTATGCACAGACACTGCAGAACGCCACCCCAAGATGTGACTCATCTCTGTGATGTTTCggcttttttcctccctccctcacttcGAATCCCTTGTTTTCACCCCATCCTCTCGCTAGaatcttatttttctctttgcaaTGTATAAGTACCAGCTCGCAGCAAGCAGAAGTCAAATCTTAATGTGAATACACGGCAGATTTCCAACTTTCACACAGAATTTGCTCACGCGTCATTTTCCTCCCAACCACCTCACATCTACAGTTCAGTTGTTTTGGTGTCCAAATGACTCACTTGTTGACGCTGGCAGTGGCCACATCGACACTAATGGTAAACACCAAAACTCACAGCAGCTTATAAAACCAGTGAGTGGACATGACACGACACAAGCACATGCCAGAGataacacaaagaaagaaaatccctCGATGCAAGAGTAACACAGACTGACACTGCCATGgatacacactctctctctctatctctcgctctctctctctctccctctctctctctctttctctctcacacacacacacacacacagggccatGGAGGCAGGAGGAATTTCAAGCCCAAGTATGAGTCACTCCATGATTAAATTATCAGGCAGTCACCCACTCTTGAAAGATAAGACATTCATCAGACTTCCAAAGTCTacccctctcctccattatcgcacgttttttcatttgaaaatactAGAGGTAAAGACATTGTAGTGCAGGGAGAGTCCTCTCCCTACCAGCGTTTTATTCCTGC includes:
- the pcsk1 gene encoding neuroendocrine convertase 1 — protein: MEVRCPPAVLCCVLALLCSALPRSLGSLLTDRQYLNEWAVEIPGGLSAAEAIARELDYKLVRQIGALKDHFLFKHRNHPSRMKRSANHITRRLSEDDRVLWAEQQYEKTRSKRASLGGCRDCPVDKLFDDPMWNQQWYLQDTRTSSSLPKLDLHVIPVWQKGITGKGVVITVLDDGLEWNHTDIYSNYDAAASYDFNNNDPDPFPRYDSTNENKHGTRCAGEIAMQADNNKCGVGVAYNSKVGGIRMLDGIVTDAIEASSIGFNPDHVDIYSASWGPNDDGKTVEGPGRLAQKAFEYGIQKGRGGKGSIFVWASGNGGRQGDNCDCDGYTDSIYTISISSASQQGLSPWYAEKCSSTLATAYSSGDYTDQRITSADLHNECTQTHTGTSASAPLAAGIFALALEQNPDLTWRDLQHIVVWTSEFDPLANNPGWKRNGAGLMVNSRFGFGLLNAKALVDLADPATWKHVPEKKQCIVRDDSFLPRELKAAGEITIEIPTKACAGQDNAVRSLEHVQVEASIEYTRRGDLHITLTSPSGTSTVLLAERERDTSSNGFRNWDFMSVHTWGEDPAGTWTLKITDTSGRMENEGRILNWKLILHGTSEKPEHMKKPRVYVPYNAVQNDRRGVEHMDDMTEEPTQALPPPKAEAANAAPSSNFEKMPKRPSNPLYSPSQALLRLLQTAFNRQTPVLQQPQAVSRSSIWRMQQDRSLSPPATRLPPQKLYQALDMINKYSGPEDSVYSDYSDGFYSTKPYRHRDDRLLQALFDMIDDDSK